Genomic segment of Vibrio celticus:
AGATATTGACGTCAAAGGTAACATCTTGACCAGCGAGTGGGTGATTAAAATCAACCGTCACTGAATCACCTGCGATCTCAGTAATAATACCTGGAATTTCCATACCGTCAGGACCAGAGAATGCCATGATAGTGCCCACTTCAACTTCAGAGTCGCCAACAAACTTAGCACGATCCATATAGTGAATATGATCTGGGTTTGGCATACCAAACGCGTCTTCCGCTTTCAGTTCGATAGACTTTTCAGTGCCGGCTTCAAGTCCAAGTAAGCACGCTTCAAAGTTCTCACTTAGGCTGCCATCGCCCATGACGAACTTCGCTGGTTTGCCCATGTTCTCCGTACTATCGGCAACTGAACCATCCTTCATTTTAATCGTAAAATGTAGAGTTACTGCTGAATCATTTTTAATTGCTGCCACGTTACTTTCCTTAGATTTCTTTATTATTTGAGGATGAGCTATGCTTTGCTTCCTTGTTGACTGAAGCATAAAAAAAAGCGCCGTCGGAATCAACCGACAGCGCTTAGGGCTATTCTATTCTGTGAGTCATAGACTGACTTTGAGGCAAGCTATTTGCTTTCGTCTTTCTTACGGAAACCATCTAAGATGATCATCGCAGCACCGATACAGATTCCCATATCCGCTAAGTTAAATGCAGGCCAGTGGTAAGTGCCCCAGTAGAAGTCTAAGTAATCGACAACAAAGCCGTGTACGACTCGGTCAAACACATTACCTACCGCGCCACCAATGATGATCGCATAAGCAATGTTATTCCACTTCTCTGTTGCTGGTAGTTTGCTCATCCAGTACGTCAGCATACCTGTTACCGCAAATGCGATACCCGTAAATAACCAACGCTGCCAACCACTTTGATCACTCAAGAAGCTAAACGCTGCACCGTAGTTATGCACGTACAGAAAGTTAAAGAATGGCAGCACCTCAATACGGTTTGCCCAACCATAACCCATGTTGTCCATGACAAAGAGTTTAATGCCGATATCAGCCAAGAAGACCAATAGAGCCAGCCATA
This window contains:
- the lspA gene encoding signal peptidase II gives rise to the protein MSEVSLKQSGVRWLWLALLVFLADIGIKLFVMDNMGYGWANRIEVLPFFNFLYVHNYGAAFSFLSDQSGWQRWLFTGIAFAVTGMLTYWMSKLPATEKWNNIAYAIIIGGAVGNVFDRVVHGFVVDYLDFYWGTYHWPAFNLADMGICIGAAMIILDGFRKKDESK
- the fkpB gene encoding FKBP-type peptidyl-prolyl cis-trans isomerase; the encoded protein is MAAIKNDSAVTLHFTIKMKDGSVADSTENMGKPAKFVMGDGSLSENFEACLLGLEAGTEKSIELKAEDAFGMPNPDHIHYMDRAKFVGDSEVEVGTIMAFSGPDGMEIPGIITEIAGDSVTVDFNHPLAGQDVTFDVNILTVE